GACGTAACCTTTCTGCATAATCACGTGGAATGTCAGGACTGCCACGATCCTCATAGCACTTACGATAACCCCGCTGTGGCGCCATTTGTTAGTGGCAGTTTGACGAATGTCAAAGGTATTGATCAAGCCGGCAGTGAACAATACCCGGCAGCGTATGAGTATGAAATTTGCTTTAAATGTCATTCTCATACCAATACGGTGGTCTCCTATGTTAATCGGTATTTGGATGAAAACGATACAAGGCGTGAATTTGCGACCACCAATCCATCCTATCACCCGGTCATCGGGGCAGGAGTGAACCTTGATGTGCCCAGTCTGCCCAGTGTCACCTCTCCTGATCAATCGATGGATGAGTATTCATTAATCTACTGTTCTGATTGTCACTCCGGCGATGATACGGCAAAAATTGGTGGGAATGGTGCTAACGGTCCTCATGGCTCAATATATGCGCCAATTCTTCGGGAACGTTATGAGCGGGCTGATGGAACCAGTGAAAGTTATCAGTCGTATGCATTGTGCTATAGATGCCATGACCGAACTAATTTGTTGGCCGATCAGAGCTTCAAAAGAAGAACTTTGGGAACGACAAGCTCTAAAGGCGGGCATAGTGGGCATACTGCCGTTAACGGTGTGTCATGTTCGGTGTGTCATGATCCTCATGGTGTTGTGGATAACAGCGCCTCGGGAGATCATACGCATCTTATTAATTTTGACAGTACGGTTGTAAGCCCTGCTTCTGGAGAGATCTATCCACTGTTCGATGATACTGGGAACTTTACAGGGTCGTGTGCTCTGATTTGTCATGGTGTGACTCATGGTAGTGCCAGCCATTCGTATCCGTAATTGCGTTCATAACGATTTTCTACGGGTGTTTTTCTTCTGTTAACTGTTTTATAAGCTCTTTAGCCATTCGGTTGTAATGGCCTCGTGGTTCCAGATCGCAGTATTTCTCTAAATGAACAATGGCTTTTTCTGCCTGGCCGTTGTCCTTATAGATCATGCCCAGGCCATAATAGGCATTAGCGTGATCGGGGTCGATCTCAAGCGCCTTTGTGAAGTGGTTAAAGCTGTCATCCAACCGCTGTTGGTCAAAGTAAACAAAGCCAAGATTTGCATGGGTAATCGCAACCAGAGGATTTTCCTGTAGGGATTTGTTGTATTCACTGGCTGCTGTTTTAAGGTCATTGGCAACATGGGCTTTTACGGCATTGGTAAAATATTGTTTTGCCAACTGATCATCGGTAAGCGAACCATATTTCTTTTGGGCTCCCTCAATTTTTTTTGTTTTTTTTAGTTTTTTATATGAAGCGATAAGGTCAGGATACACCTGGCGATAGTTCTCGTTTATATTCAAGGCTTTTTCAAAAAACTGCACAGCTTTTTGATCGACGCCTTTTTGCATATATATGTTGCCGATATTATGCAAGATGCTCGGAGATCTCTTGTATCCGGATGTCTGAAAATAGTTTTCCAGACTTTTGTCAAGCTGACCTGTCTTGAAGTATAGATCCCCTAAGATTCCAAGGGCACTTTCCTTAAATTTATCAGAGCCGCGTTTTGCAACAATTTCTATATCTGCTATTGCCTCACCATATTGCCCGGAGGCGAGATGGAGCAGACCTGAAAGAAGCTGTGCCGTGTTGCTGTTGCACTCTTTAAGATTACGTTTAATCTCCATCATTTTATTCTGTCTGTCTTTATAGCCGCCAAGGGTAGCAAGAAAAACCTGTGGCGCCATATCCGGATTAATAAAACGATATTCATTTTCTGTGATGATATGCGAGAAGGGCCCGCCTCTTCGTAGATATAGCATGGATTTGTCGTCCCAGTAGACCAGTGCCCAGTCCGGATGAGAAAATGATGCATCAATATCTCTAAAAATCTCATCGGGTAGGCCGGTTGTAAACTTTTTAGTTGGTATGAGAATCGTTTCAAATTTGTATTTTTGATATAATTCACTAATTATTGCCGGACGTTCCCGAAAAAGTGTGAGTTTCTCAAGCAGGTTAATGGGCACTGCCCCTCGGGCATCGACAAAAACAGTCCTTAGAGGGTGTCCCGTCCAAATTATATATTGGCCAAAGGCGAAGCTGTTGAATGTCCTGCCGATTATTTTATGGTTATCCATGAAATCAACCGCTTCTTTAGGCATATGGACGTAGTTAAAGCCAGAACCGAAATTCTTAATGGAGTTATAGGATATTTCTTGCCAGTGCGTTTTTACTGATAAAACCAAGCACCCAAGTAAGAAAGCCAGTGTGCCCCATAAAAACTTGAAGCTGCCGGCTGAGCGAGGGGCGATCACCGCCGAGATATTTTTGATAAGAATTGGTGCGCCAACAATAAATGGCAGATAGAAAAATCGCCGAGCTAGAAATGGCATAATAAGGAAAGGCAAGATAATAAGAAAGTCGGTCAACGACGCCTTTTTTCTGTTGATGATAAAGGAGGCAAGTAAGGTTGTTTCAAAGAAAATAATGATAAATTTTAATTCACCGGAGGGAGGTAAAAGCTCGGAGAGTTCTTGCTTGAAGAAATCAGTACCAAGAACCTGAGCTCCTTCAAGGTATTGGCCAATACCGTTAGGGTTGATAAGTGAAAGCAGTATAGAAAAAGCAAGTATTGAAAGAAAAATATTCAGTTGGCGGGTGGTCAAATAGCCTGCTTCCAGGCCGAATTTTTTGTTGAGGATTGGTTGGCAAAGGCTTCCAACTAAATACGCGCCGGTAATTGCAAAAATCAGGTTTACACTGGAATGCGTGTTTGCCCACAAACAGAGCAGTAAGGGAAAGCCATAGACATATTTTTTGTTTTCGTAGAGATAGGCATTAAAGATATAGAAAGTAGAGGCCAAAAAAAACATCAGCATGATATCCGGCCTGAGGACAAACCTTGATTGTGAGACGATTGCGGCAATAAAGAGGATAGGCAAGGCAATGTAGATTTTACCCTGCCTTAAGGAATCTTTTAATAAAAATAAGAATACAGTAGTGATAATTGAGGCCTTTATGAATACTAGTCCAAAGGCTCCCGTAAATTGATGGAGGAGGTAAAAGAGAACTGCAAAAAGCCAACTGGTATATCGGAAAGGTGTATCAAAGTTTGTATAGACAAACTGCTCCTGGACTGGGAATCCTTTGGTTGTCCAGATTAGTTTGCCAAGACTCAGGTGCAGCCAGGCATCCGTGTCGTGGATTTTATTGAAGGCCAGAAGAAAAATTCCAGACAGAAAAAAAAATATTAGGATGCGATTCTGGGTGAAAAATTTGCTCATTTAAAAGTCCATCGTTTATGGATGAAAAAATTATAAACAGTAATTACCGTGGTAATAAGAATATTTGCCAGAAGGTACCATACATGCAAGATATCGACTAACAAATACATGAAACTGATCACCAGCAGCAGGCTTGTCAGCAACACGGCATTATATCTCCAAAGGCCATGCCAGTAGGAGTTGTTAGCCCCAGTAAATGTATAGTGCCGATTGCACGAGTAGCCTGCAAAATTGGCGGCGACAAAAGCAAGAAGTGTGGAGATAAGGTAGTGGAGATTGCAGATATCAGTAAAGAAATAGAGCAGGAGAATGCTGAGACCATAGCATCCCCCTCCAATAATCATAAAAGAGATGAGTTCTCTTTGTGTTTGTAATCGTGTCATTGTCTAAAAATTGTTGATAGCAGTCGGTGGGTGTTTCTGGTCACGCAACGAACCAATGCTGATAAACTCGTTATATTTAAATATGTTCCCGATAAACCGAGGGAACGGGAAGGAATAATGCCTTATTTCTTGGAACCCACTGGCCACTGCTACCTCTTGGAGTTTTGTGAAATTCATAAACTCGATATGGGTTTCATCACTGAAATATCCAGCTTCCTGCGGAGTAATGAGAATCAATTGGCCATTGTCTTTGATTAGAGATTTGTATTGTAAGATGAGCCCGACGGAAGCATCTGTTCCGAGGTGTTCAACGACATGCGAAAGCAGCATTGAATCAAACAGTTTATTCTTGTTGTGTCGGCTTAATGCAAACTCATCTGGAGTATACGCGGTTAAACCTTTGTCATGAGCAATACGGATGGACTCTTTGTTGTGATCAATACCAACTCCATGGCCATCCAAATGGGAGAGCATTCTGCCGAGACCACAGCCGATCTCAAGTGTGAAACCTGGTTTAAGTCGGCGAATGTTCCATCGGTAAGGAGCTTGAACATTGAAAAGCTTTTTCCACCAGCAGGTCTCATGGGTGAGCAGCTTTTTAGTATATGTTTTTGAGGATGTAGATGGCATTCTTTTAGAAGTCTGGAAATGTTGGGTTTCGTTTCTCAATTTAGACTACCAAGCTTCGGTCACAATGACGATATTTATTTCCGTTACTGCGAGGAGTGCAGCGACGCGGCAGTCCAGAGGGTTTAACCCAGGGCTTACTCTTTCGGGATTGTCGTGCTCTCTAGGTCGCATATCGATATTTTTAATGGTGACAATGTTACTGACCCTTGATATGCTTTTTTAAAGTTGATGGTGTCTTTTCTGTCAGGGGAAGCCTGAAAGTGCTATTGGGGTGAAAATGTATTTTAATGGCTATGGCGCCCCCATGATTTTTTAAAGCAGTATTTCTACGAAGGTTGCAAATCGCACAATGCTGAAAACTGAATTTCTTGAATTCCGTATAGCAGTTTTGATACCCTGCCACAATGAGGGCGTAACAATTGCTAATGTTGTTAAAAGTTTTAGGGAAGAACTTCCTTCAGCTACAATCTATGTCTATGATAATAACTCCACTGATGGAACCGTATTGGCTGCAGAAGAAGCTGGCGCGATTGTACAGAAGGAGAACCGCCAGGGGAAAGGTTTTGTAATTCAGTCGATGTTTCGGGAAATTGTTGCAGATGTCTATGTCATGGTTGATGGTGATAATACCTATTCAGCCAAAGATGTAAATAAGGTGATAGCCCCAATTCTTGATGGGCAAGCCGATATGGTGATTGGTTCACGATTACATGAAACGTCAGAAAGCGCATTCCGGAAGAGGAATCGGTGGGGGAATATAGTTTTTAGAAAGGTTTTAAACTCGCTTTTTCGGGTAAACATTGAAGACCTTCTTTCTGGCTATCGGGCCTTTAATCGTAGACTTGTCAAGGGAACACCTCTTTTTGAGGGAGGGTTTGCAACCGAAACAGAAATGACCATTAAGGCCCTTGAACAAGGTTTCAGGGTTGTGGAGGTGCCAGTTGATTTGGCGTCACGCCCGGAAGGGAGTTTCTCCAAGATTAGTCATTTTAAAGACGGCATATCGATATTAACTACC
This portion of the Desulfobulbaceae bacterium genome encodes:
- a CDS encoding tetratricopeptide repeat protein; amino-acid sequence: MSKFFTQNRILIFFFLSGIFLLAFNKIHDTDAWLHLSLGKLIWTTKGFPVQEQFVYTNFDTPFRYTSWLFAVLFYLLHQFTGAFGLVFIKASIITTVFLFLLKDSLRQGKIYIALPILFIAAIVSQSRFVLRPDIMLMFFLASTFYIFNAYLYENKKYVYGFPLLLCLWANTHSSVNLIFAITGAYLVGSLCQPILNKKFGLEAGYLTTRQLNIFLSILAFSILLSLINPNGIGQYLEGAQVLGTDFFKQELSELLPPSGELKFIIIFFETTLLASFIINRKKASLTDFLIILPFLIMPFLARRFFYLPFIVGAPILIKNISAVIAPRSAGSFKFLWGTLAFLLGCLVLSVKTHWQEISYNSIKNFGSGFNYVHMPKEAVDFMDNHKIIGRTFNSFAFGQYIIWTGHPLRTVFVDARGAVPINLLEKLTLFRERPAIISELYQKYKFETILIPTKKFTTGLPDEIFRDIDASFSHPDWALVYWDDKSMLYLRRGGPFSHIITENEYRFINPDMAPQVFLATLGGYKDRQNKMMEIKRNLKECNSNTAQLLSGLLHLASGQYGEAIADIEIVAKRGSDKFKESALGILGDLYFKTGQLDKSLENYFQTSGYKRSPSILHNIGNIYMQKGVDQKAVQFFEKALNINENYRQVYPDLIASYKKLKKTKKIEGAQKKYGSLTDDQLAKQYFTNAVKAHVANDLKTAASEYNKSLQENPLVAITHANLGFVYFDQQRLDDSFNHFTKALEIDPDHANAYYGLGMIYKDNGQAEKAIVHLEKYCDLEPRGHYNRMAKELIKQLTEEKHP
- a CDS encoding GtrA family protein: MTRLQTQRELISFMIIGGGCYGLSILLLYFFTDICNLHYLISTLLAFVAANFAGYSCNRHYTFTGANNSYWHGLWRYNAVLLTSLLLVISFMYLLVDILHVWYLLANILITTVITVYNFFIHKRWTFK
- a CDS encoding methyltransferase domain-containing protein produces the protein MPSTSSKTYTKKLLTHETCWWKKLFNVQAPYRWNIRRLKPGFTLEIGCGLGRMLSHLDGHGVGIDHNKESIRIAHDKGLTAYTPDEFALSRHNKNKLFDSMLLSHVVEHLGTDASVGLILQYKSLIKDNGQLILITPQEAGYFSDETHIEFMNFTKLQEVAVASGFQEIRHYSFPFPRFIGNIFKYNEFISIGSLRDQKHPPTAINNF
- a CDS encoding glycosyltransferase, producing the protein MLKTEFLEFRIAVLIPCHNEGVTIANVVKSFREELPSATIYVYDNNSTDGTVLAAEEAGAIVQKENRQGKGFVIQSMFREIVADVYVMVDGDNTYSAKDVNKVIAPILDGQADMVIGSRLHETSESAFRKRNRWGNIVFRKVLNSLFRVNIEDLLSGYRAFNRRLVKGTPLFEGGFATETEMTIKALEQGFRVVEVPVDLASRPEGSFSKISHFKDGISILTTIVTLWRDYRPLRFFSYLALFIVVLGSIPGAWAIADFLNSGELKRVGAALMAVGLYIMGLILWVAALFLHSVNRRFREVLAKLQNMQDDK